One Mycolicibacterium sp. ND9-15 genomic window, GCCGTAGATCGCCATCGGCAGCATCGCGACCGTCGCCGCAAGCGCGGTGAAAAGCAGCGTTGGCGTCGGACGGTGGGACGGCACGCACCGATGTTACGTATGTGCCAGGTGTTACTTGTGGTGCGACACGGCCCGGAGCAGCACTAATCGACGACGACCTGCACCGGCACCGCAGAGCCTGAAGCGCGGCGTCTGCGGTGCCGTCTGGTGACAGGCCTCAGGCGCCGGGTGCGGGCGCCGGTACGGGCACGGGGACCGGGGCGGCGGCAGGAGCGCCCGGAGGCTTGACCGCCGACATGATCGCGGGCATCACCATGCCCTTGAGCAGGTCGATCGCCTGTCCTGCGCCCAGTTGATCGGCCATGCTCGACAGCTCGCCGATGATGCCGCCGCTGCCGGTGCTGGGAGCGGCGGCGGGCATCGTCGCCAGCGACGGATCGCCGAGGATCGGATACGTACCGGCCGCCGGGTCCAACCCGATCGGCGCCGCGATCGGCACCTCGCTGGGGGCGGGCAGCCCCGAGGTCGCCGAGATCGGGGTGGCGCCCAGACCCGTATCCGTCAGCGCCGGCGGCGTCGACAGGCCCGGGGTCGTCAATGCGCTCGTGTCGCCGGTCGGGCTGGTCAGCGCCGGGTTGCTCAGCGCCGGGCTGGACAGCGCGGGGTTGGTCAGCGCCGGGTCGGTGAGCGAGGGCGCCGCCCCGGTGACCGACGGAACCGTGGCGCTCGGCGCGGTCAGGCCGGGCGTGGTCAGTTCGGGCGTGCTGAGCCCGGGCGTCGACAGGCTCGGCGACGTCAGCTCCGGCGTGGTCAGGCCCGGCGTGGTCAGGCCCGGCGCGGTCAGCCCGGGAGACGTGAGCGTCGTCGGCGTGCTCGAGCCCGTGCCCGTCAGGATCCCGGTCGGCATCGGCGGCAGGTTGATACCGAACTGCGAGAGGCCTTGGGACAGAGCGGATATCAGCTCGTTCGGCAGATCCGTGATCATCGCTGCCTGGACGAATTCGCGGTGCTGGGCCGCCGGCTCGGTGCTCTCCGACAACTCGGTTACGGCGACTACTGCGGCGGGACTCGCGACTGCCAGGGCCAGGACTGCGCTCGTGGCTGTCGACAGCCTGCGTCGACGTCGGTTCGGCACGGAAGTCTCCTCAATACATGGGCTACGACTAGGTGGTCTGCTAGGCGATTCAGGTGAACAACCCAGGTCCTGCGCTGCCGGCGGTCTGGGCCGACGTGATCGACGGTACTGATGCGACTATTGAGACGAAAGTGGCGATACGTAATCGTGAGCCGATCGAAACCTTCGCCTCCTGTCGGATTCGGGCGGTGCGGTCGCGGTCGGATACCCTTGCTGCCGATGACCTCCCCTGTTCCCCCGGTCGTCCCCAGCGCTTCGCGCGGGGGCCCACCGCTCCCAGGCGACGGAGCCCGGTTCGACCTCTTTGTCGTCGGCTCCGGGTTCTTCGGCCTGACGATCGCCGAGCGCGTGGCAACCCAACTCGACAAACGGGTTCTCGTCATCGAGCGGCGCCCACATATCGGTGGCAACGCCTACTCCGAGCCCGAGCCGCGCACGGGTATCGAGGTGCACAAGTACGGGGCGCATCTCTTCCACACCTCCAACCGGCGGGTGTGGGAGTACGTGCGCCAGTTCACCGAGTTCACCGGATACCAGCACCGGGTGTACGCCATGCACGGTGGGCAGGCCTATCAGTTCCCGATGGGTCTGGGCCTGGTGTCGCAGTTCTTCGGTAAGTACTTCACCCCCGACGAGGCGCGCCAACTGATCTCCGAGCAGGCCGCCGAGATCAAGACCGAGGACGCGCAGAACCTCGAGGAGAAGGCCATCTCGCTGATCGGGCGCCCGTTGTACGAGGCGTTCGTCAAGGGCTACACGGCCAAACAGTGGCAGACCGATCCCCAGGACCTGCCGGCCGCCAACATCGCCCGGCTTCCGGTGCGTTACACCTTCGACAACCGATACTTCAACGACACCTACGAGGGACTGCCCGTCGACGGCTACACCAAGTGGTTGGAGAACATGGCGGCCGACGAGCGCATCGAGGTTCGGCTGGACACGGACTGGTTCGACGTGCGTGACACGCTGCGCCGAGAAGCCCCGTCGGCTCCCGTGGTCTATACCGGCCCGCTCGACCGGTACTTCGACTATGTCGAAGGACGACTGGGCTGGCGCACCCTCGATTTCGAGCTGGAAGTGCTCGACACCGGGGATTTCCAGGGCACGCCCGTCATGAACTACAACGACCTCGATGTCCCCTACACCCGGATCCACGAGTTCCGGCACTTCCACCCCGAACGCGCGTACCCGACCGACAAGACGGTCA contains:
- the glf gene encoding UDP-galactopyranose mutase — its product is MTSPVPPVVPSASRGGPPLPGDGARFDLFVVGSGFFGLTIAERVATQLDKRVLVIERRPHIGGNAYSEPEPRTGIEVHKYGAHLFHTSNRRVWEYVRQFTEFTGYQHRVYAMHGGQAYQFPMGLGLVSQFFGKYFTPDEARQLISEQAAEIKTEDAQNLEEKAISLIGRPLYEAFVKGYTAKQWQTDPQDLPAANIARLPVRYTFDNRYFNDTYEGLPVDGYTKWLENMAADERIEVRLDTDWFDVRDTLRREAPSAPVVYTGPLDRYFDYVEGRLGWRTLDFELEVLDTGDFQGTPVMNYNDLDVPYTRIHEFRHFHPERAYPTDKTVIMREFSRFADDDDEPYYPINTEADRALLAAYRARAKAETASAKVLFGGRLGTYQYLDMHMAIASALSMYDNTLAPHLRDGAPLAEPSPESSSA